The genomic DNA CATACAGTTCCCTCCAACAATCTATAATTGATTTTTATTTTACGCATAGTAGTAGATAGTCCCGATTGAATCTAGCACTATCATCGTAATTATATGAAAGACTTTTACATTACAACCACTACATTATAACATACAGCTTCTGTCTTTCAAGAAGTAGCACTTAAATATTCGGTGAAGAAATTTCTTCAAGTTCGTGAATGAAAGCAAGGATCGTTTTGCTCTCTCCTTCATCCATCTTGTCCTGCAGATCCTTCTCCAAGTCTTCATCCCCGAGGATGCCTGCCGCATAGTGACCATAGGCCAGGGCGATGTCATCGGGATCCCATTCCATGTCGAAGGGATAGAGAAGGAAGGCATGGCGCTTCAGCACTTCTTCTGCATGCCGGATCAAGGACGGGCTGTCCTGAAGGAGGAGTTCCTCCAGTGAAAGGACGGCTTCACGGAATGCGTCCGAGGTGAAAACCTCCGGAAGGTTCTCCGGCACCACGACTCCTTCCCTTCCAAGCTTTTTCACGAGGATCTCACTTGCTACCCCATGCTCCCTCAAGACATTCACGATCATGGTCTGGACGAAGGGATGCATGTCTTCATCCTGCAGGCTGTTTTCGAGTTCCTGCCTGTACGGCCTGATATTCCGCTGGACCAATCCAGCTGTGATAATGATTTGTTCTTCAAGGCTTTTTCCTTCGAGAAGGGGCGATCCATGGGCTTCTTCCTCCGCTTCTTCCACCGGTGCATTCAACATCTTCTCGCTGAACTGAAGGAGCTTTCTGAAATGCTCTTCCTTCTCAAACGGGACTTCCTTTTCATCAAAGAGGGCATGGAGTGTATCCACCACATCCTGATGCTCATGCAGCTGGATGAGGATCATGAGGTACATGTCGACCGTTTCGAAGTAATCACCGACACCTTCAAGGAGCATCTCCCGGCAGATTCCCTGCGCCTCCTCATACTCCTTGCACTCATAGAGGGCTAGGACGAGGGCCGTGCTGATTTCGGGATTCAACGATTCAAGCTCGTAGGCCTGTGAAAGAAGATCGCATGCTGCATGCGCATCCCCCTCCTCCAAGGCTTCGACCCCTTTTTCGAATAATCGGTCCTTCAGACCGGGAAAGGCAATCACCTTCCCGAACTCATCTTGATTTGTCATAATTCGTACCTGCCTAACACTAGAATTGCTTTAAGTGTAGCATGATTGCTGTTGGAGCACAAAATGG from Rossellomorea marisflavi includes the following:
- a CDS encoding tetratricopeptide repeat protein, yielding MTNQDEFGKVIAFPGLKDRLFEKGVEALEEGDAHAACDLLSQAYELESLNPEISTALVLALYECKEYEEAQGICREMLLEGVGDYFETVDMYLMILIQLHEHQDVVDTLHALFDEKEVPFEKEEHFRKLLQFSEKMLNAPVEEAEEEAHGSPLLEGKSLEEQIIITAGLVQRNIRPYRQELENSLQDEDMHPFVQTMIVNVLREHGVASEILVKKLGREGVVVPENLPEVFTSDAFREAVLSLEELLLQDSPSLIRHAEEVLKRHAFLLYPFDMEWDPDDIALAYGHYAAGILGDEDLEKDLQDKMDEGESKTILAFIHELEEISSPNI